The Acetonema longum DSM 6540 genome window below encodes:
- a CDS encoding DMT family transporter, giving the protein MDWLFLIMAGCFEMMGVAMINKLHQDRSWKAFVLLFISFSLSFLFLALAMKTLPMGTAYAVWTGIGAAGGATLGMFVYGEPRSLSRIISIAVVLGSAVGLKLIG; this is encoded by the coding sequence ATGGATTGGCTATTTCTGATAATGGCAGGCTGTTTCGAAATGATGGGGGTAGCTATGATCAACAAGCTTCACCAAGACCGCAGCTGGAAAGCGTTTGTCCTATTATTCATTAGCTTTAGCCTAAGCTTTTTATTTCTAGCACTTGCTATGAAGACACTGCCCATGGGAACGGCTTACGCGGTGTGGACTGGAATTGGAGCTGCGGGAGGAGCAACACTGGGGATGTTTGTATATGGTGAACCCAGAAGTTTATCAAGGATTATTTCCATTGCTGTTGTGCTTGGCTCCGCCGTTGGGTTAAAGCTGATTGGATAA
- a CDS encoding DMT family transporter: protein MNKIWISVVIAAFFEVGWVIGMKHAEGFLEWGGTIIAIIISFYLIIMAGRDIAVGTVYAVFVGLGTAGTVLAEIILFGAPVIPAKLALIVLLLSGVISLKMLSNEQEKEVL, encoded by the coding sequence ATGAACAAAATTTGGATATCGGTTGTTATCGCCGCTTTTTTTGAAGTGGGCTGGGTGATTGGTATGAAGCATGCAGAAGGTTTCTTGGAATGGGGAGGAACAATCATTGCCATAATTATAAGTTTTTACCTGATAATTATGGCTGGGCGCGACATTGCCGTTGGGACGGTATATGCTGTTTTCGTCGGACTTGGAACAGCGGGAACCGTACTGGCAGAGATTATATTGTTCGGTGCCCCTGTCATACCCGCTAAGCTCGCTTTAATTGTATTACTGTTGAGCGGTGTAATCAGTCTTAAGATGTTAAGCAATGAGCAAGAAAAGGAGGTGCTATAA